A region from the Desulfitobacterium dehalogenans ATCC 51507 genome encodes:
- a CDS encoding Crp/Fnr family transcriptional regulator, producing the protein MNSCTACHSCGCHSEGRFCASKVPIFSMLADEQLAVITGLITRRRYKKGQVLFFEGDVSDKFYIINHGKIKTFKHTREGKEQILYILTEGDFIGDLSLLKKSAFQYNAEALEDVGVCTLSKDDLDKILKENPEICLRILESVHDRLVDLENLVQTLSTKDVEARIAGLLFNFSKNFGEHKDGKVILNMVLTREEMANFIGVTRETMSRKLSGMQDEGILELVGNKRIIINRLRDLEEMM; encoded by the coding sequence ATGAATTCTTGTACTGCTTGCCATAGTTGTGGATGTCATTCAGAAGGGCGATTCTGCGCTTCAAAGGTTCCTATATTTTCCATGCTTGCTGATGAACAGCTTGCGGTGATTACCGGCTTGATCACACGGCGACGTTATAAAAAGGGTCAGGTCCTTTTTTTCGAAGGGGATGTATCAGATAAGTTCTACATCATTAATCACGGGAAAATTAAGACCTTTAAGCATACCAGGGAGGGTAAGGAACAAATCCTCTATATTCTTACTGAAGGCGATTTTATTGGTGACTTGAGCCTCCTGAAGAAGAGCGCATTTCAATATAATGCGGAGGCACTGGAGGATGTCGGTGTCTGTACTCTATCCAAAGATGATCTGGATAAAATCTTAAAAGAAAATCCAGAGATTTGTTTAAGAATCTTAGAAAGTGTCCATGATCGCCTTGTGGATCTTGAGAACTTAGTCCAGACCTTAAGCACCAAGGATGTGGAGGCAAGAATCGCCGGCCTGTTATTTAATTTCTCTAAGAATTTTGGCGAACACAAAGACGGCAAAGTAATACTCAATATGGTCTTGACACGTGAGGAGATGGCTAATTTTATCGGAGTGACCCGAGAGACCATGAGTCGTAAGCTATCCGGTATGCAGGATG